Proteins co-encoded in one Pogona vitticeps strain Pit_001003342236 chromosome 9, PviZW2.1, whole genome shotgun sequence genomic window:
- the SMPDL3B gene encoding acid sphingomyelinase-like phosphodiesterase 3b yields MDLQSFLLLLIQCRTLTAAKGYFWHITDLHLDPQYSAVPDPLKVCPSAGIQPVTNAGAWGNYLCDAPWILVNSSIYAMKEILPAPDFILWTGDDTPHVPDEKLGEQAVLQIIKNLTNLIRHVFPDTQVYSAMGNHDFHPKNQLPAEEHQIYRTTAELWRPWLSDHSLETFRAGAFYSQLLSGPGPARRMIVLNTNLYYENNNETISLEDPGGQFQWLQDTLTHAADAGEKVYIIGHVPPGFFEKKRGKMWFREHFNQRYTEIIQKYHSVIVAQFFGHHHTDSFRMFYSSTGTPISVMFLAPAVTPWKTTLPGVHNGANNPGIRVFTYDRDTLLVKDMATHYLNLTNANMVAPEWKKEYSLKEAFQIPDGSVQSMHLLLEKLKRSQDHLQRYYQYNSVQYDQTYCDDNCQTDHLCAISEVDFVRYSQCIQAQNAAASPSASMLDILLFYSMTGFLTLGLWGSVSRLGHDQDLVVFV; encoded by the exons ATGGATCTGCAGAGTTTCCTGCTCCTTCTGATACAGTGCAGAACTTTAACAGCTGCAAAAG GGTACTTTTGGCACATTACCGACCTGCACCTGGATCCCCAGTACTCCGCGGTGCCAGACCCCTTGAAGGTATGCCCATCTGCTGGCATCCAGCCAGTGACCAATGCCGGGGCTTGGGGTAATTATCTGTGTGATGCTCCCTGGATTCTTGTAAACTCTTCTATTTATGCCATGAAGGAGATCCTCCCTGCTCCTGACTTCATTCTCTGGACAGG AGATGACACGCCTCATGTGCCTGATGAGAAACTGGGTGAACAGGCTGTGTTGCAGATAATTAAAAACCTCACCAACCTGATCAGACATGTCTTTCCAG atACTCAGGTCTACTCAGCAATGGGCAACCATGACTTCCACCCCAAAAATCAACTGCCAGCTGAGGAACACCAGATCTACCGCACAACAGCAGAACTGTGGCGTCCTTGGCTCAGCGATCATTCATTGGAGACCTTTAGAGCAG GCGCTTTTTACAGTCAGTTACTGTCTGGTCCTGGCCCAGCAAGACGAATGATTGTCTTGAACACAAACCTGTACTATGAAAATAACAATGAAACCATCAGCCTAGAGGATCCAGGAGGCCAGTTCCAGTGGTTGCAAGATACGCTGACCCATGCAGCAGATGCAGGAGAAAAG GTCTATATTATTGGGCATGTCCCTCCTGGCTTCTTTGAGAAGAAACGAGGGAAGATGTGGTTCCGAGAACACTTTAACCAAAGATACACAGAAATTATTCAGAAGTATCACAGTGTAATTGTGGCACAGTTCTTTGGACATCATCACACAGATAGTTTTAGAATGTTCTACAGTAGCACAG GTACTCCTATCAGTGTCATGTTTTTAGCTCCAGCTGTAACACCTTGGAAGACAACCTTACCAGGGGTGCATAATGGAGCCAACAACCCTGGCATCCGGGTATTTACCTATGATCGTGATACCTTGCtagtgaag gATATGGCTACTCATTACTTGAACCTCACCAATGCTAACATGGTAGCTCCTGAATGGAAGAAAGAGTATAGTCTGAAGGAAGCTTTCCAGATCCCAGACGGTTCTGTTCAGTCTATGCACCTGTTATTGGAGAAGCTCAAGAGAAGCCAAGACCACCTCCAGCGGTATTATCAGTATAACTCAGTTCAATATGACCAGACATACTGTGATGACAACTGCCAGACTGATCACCTCTGTGCCATCAGTGAAGTTGATTTTGTCAGATACAGCCAGTGCATTCAAGCCCAAAATGCAGCAGCATCTCCTTCTGCCTCTATGCTGGACATTCTCTTATTTTACTCCATGACTGGATTTCTTACACTAGGCTTGTGGGGCTCTGTGAGCAGATTGGGGCATGATCAAGACCTAGTGGTTTTTGTATGA